The following DNA comes from Micromonospora chokoriensis.
GCCCGGCCAGGACGACCCGGCGCAGTCCGGCGGGTGGGCAGCACAGCAGCAGGCGCAGCCCGCCGCCTGGAACGACGGCGGCGACGCACGCCAGGACCAGCCCGCGCAACCCGCCGCCTGGCAGGGCGCCGAGGGCCGTCCGCAGCAGCCCGACTGGGTGCTGGCACCCCAGGACCAGCCGACCGAGCGTCCGGAGCCGGCGGCGTGGACCCCGCCGGAGCAGAGCGGCCTGCCCGCTCGCGCCAGCGCCAGCGTGCCCGGTAACGACGGCGCGCCCGGCTGGCCTGCCACGCCGAACAACCCGGCACCGAACGCTCCCGCCGTGCCGGAGGCCGAACCGTGGGCGCCCGGTGAGGTGTGGGGTCGCGCCGAGGCGGAAGCGTCCGCCCAGTCCCGTGGTGGCTGGGAAGCCGACCGCGCCGACGATGCCCCCGCCTACCAGCCCGGGCCCGCACCGGGCATCTCGCCGGCGAACGCGGTGCCGCTGCCCCCGCAGGAGCAGCGGGTGCCGGGCGCCAGCCTGGCCGCGATCCCGCCGGCCGACTACGCGCCGCCGCAGGCCCAGTTCGCCCCGATCCCCGAGCAGCCCGCGTACGCCGAGCGGGAGGCGTCGGACGCCGCCGCCCAGTACGAGGCGGAGCCGGCCGGCTGGGGTCGCGCCGAGGACGCTTCCGCGAGCGGCGCGGTGGTGCCCGCCCCGCGTACCTCTCCGGAGTCCGGCGCGGGTCGTGCTGCCGTACCGGCGCCGGAGGCCGAGCCGGCGGCCGGTGTCGCCCGGGCCACGGCGAGCGCCTCGGTGCCGCTGGCCAGCCGGGTGATGCCCCCGACGGACCAGGCCGTCCGTCCGGCGAGCACGGCCTCGCCGCAACCTCGGGTGTACGGCCGCCCGGCTCGGCCCGAGCCGGAGAACGAGCCGGAGCCGGAGCCGTTCCAGGCTGAGCCGGCCGCCGAGCGCCAGGCCACGCCGGACTGGCAGCAGGAGCCGCAGCGCCCGGCCGCACCGGAGTGGCAGCAGGATCCACAGCGCCCGGCCACGCCGGACTGGCAGCAGGAGCCGCAGCGCCCGGTCGTGCCCGAGTGGCAGGACGACGCGCAGCGGCAGGGCGTCCCCGGCTGGGGTGGCGAGCCCGCAGCCGACCCGCGCTTCGACGACCGGCAGCCCGCACCCAACGCGTTCGGTGAGGCTCCGTCGGCACCGCCCGCGTTCCCGCCGGGTGTGCCGTCCTTCGTCGACACGCCCGGCAACAACCGGCCGGTCAACGGCAACCGGCCGCACTCCGGAGCCGAACGGCCAGCCGACCAGTTCGGCGGCACCGGTTCACCGGCCGCCGGCACCGCCGCGGTCAACGGCACCACCGCCTTCGGCGCTGTGGACTTCGGTGGACCGAACTCCGGTGGTTTCGGCGGGCCGGGCTTCGGTGCCGGGCCGGCGACCGAACCGGTGCCGGGCGGTAACTTCCCGCCGGCGTTCCCGCCCGCACAGCAGCCCCCGTCGTCCTGGGGCCAGGACGACGGCCAAGCGGACCAGGGCCGGTTCGACGCGTTCAAGCCGGACGCCGACGCGCCGAAGGTGGAACCGCCGGCGCCGAAGGTACGCAACGGCCGGGTGCTGGCCGCGGTCCTGATCGCCGCCGTCCTGATCCTGGCGGTGCCGCTCGGTCTGCTGATGCTGCTCGGCAAGTTCGGTGGCGACGACACGCCGGCCTTCGACCCGGCGGTCGGCACCTGCGTGAAGCAGTCCGGTCAGGGTGGCGCTTCGGCGGCGGACTGCGGCGAGGCGGGCGCTTTCACGATCGTGTCGAAGGTGGACGCGAAGGAGAAGTGCACCGACACGACGCAGCCGCACGTGGTGCTGCCCGGCGACGGCGCCAACCGGGTGCTCTGCCTCAAGCCGGCCACGAAGTAACTCCACCGACGGCGGGGTCACGGGCGACCGTGACCCCGCCGTCGTCGTACCCGGTCGAGCCCCGGGATGTCACCCGTGGGGCGGCGCTGTCGTCCGGGTCACGGCGATCGTGCCCGCCGGGCGTGGCAGGCTGAGGGCATGGGAACGACAGCGCGTGTACGGGCGCCCGAACTGCGGGGCCGGCAGTGGCTCAACACCGGCGGCCGGAATCTGACCTTGCAGGACCTTCGCGGCAAGATCGTAATCGCGGACTTTTGGACGTTCTGCTGTATCAACTGCCTGCACGTCCTCGACGAGTTGCGCCCGTTGGAGGAGAAGTACGGTGACGTGCTCGTCGTGATCGGCGTGCACTCGCCGAAGTTCGAGCACGAGAAGGACCCGGACGCGCTCGCCGCCGCCGTCGAGCGGTACGGGGTGCACCACCCCGTGCTCGACGATCCCGAGATGGACATGTGGCAGCAGTACGCGGCCCGGGCCTGGCCGACGCTGTCGGTGATCGACCCCGAGGGGTACGTCGTCGCGACCATGGCGGGCGAGGGGCACGCCGAAGGGCTCGCCCGGTTGATCGACGAGCTGGTCGCCACCCACGAGGCCAAGGGCACCCTGCACCGGGGCGACGGGCCGTACGTTCCGCCGCCGGCACCCGAGACGGCGCTGCGCTTCCCGGGCAAGGCCACGCAGCTGCCGAACGGCAATCTGCTGGTGTCGGACTCGGCCCGGCACTCGCTGGTGGAGGTGGCACCGGACGGCGAGACGCCGGTGCGCCGGATCGGCTCGGGTGAGCGGGGCCGCGCCGACGGGCCGGCTGCCGCGGCGACGTTCTCCGAGCCGCAGGGGGTGTGCCTGCTGCCCACTCATGTCGCCGAGGTCGCCGGCTACGACCTGGTGGTGGCCGACACGGTCAACCACCTGCTGCGCGGCGTACGACTGGAGTCCGGCGAGGTCGTGACAGTGGCCGGCAGCGGCCGGCAGTGGCGTGCCGAGGTCGACGACCACGCCCACGACGCGCTCGCCGTCGATCTCTCGTCCCCGTGGGATCTGGCCTGGTACGACGACAAGCTGATCATCGCGATGGCCGGCATCCACCAGCTCTGGTGGTTCGACCCGATCAAGCGGACCGCCGGCATGTACGCGGGCACCACCGTCGAGGCTCTGCGCGACGGCCCGCTGGCCGAGGCGTGGATGGCCCAGCCGTCCGGGCTCTCCGCCTCCGCCGACGGCACCCGGCTCTGGATCGCCGACAGTGAGACCAGCGCGGTCCGTTACATCGAGAACGGGGTGCTGGGCACTGCCGTCGGGCAGGGCCTGTTCGACTTCGGGCACGTGGACGGGCCGGCGGAGTCGGCGCTGCTCCAGCACCCGCTGGGCGTGTGCGCGTTGCCGGACGGTTCGGTGCTGATCGCGGACACGTACAACGGGGCGGTGCGCCGTTTCGACCCGGACAGCAACCAGGTCTCCACCGTCGCCGACGGGTTGGCGGAGCCCAGTGACCTGGTGCTCACCCCGGCCGGTGAGGTGCTGGTGGTGGAGTCGGCCGCGCACCGGTTGACGCGACTCGCTCCGGGCGCCCTGTCGGCGGCGGGCGCCAGCACGGTGGACGGGCCCCGGCACCGTACCGAGCGCAAGCCGACCGACGTCTCGGCCGGTGAGGTCACCCTGGACATCGTCTTCACCCCGGCGCCGGGGCAGAAGCTGGACGAGACGTACGGGCCGTCGACCCGGTTGGTGGTGTCCGCGTCGCCGCCGGAACTGCTGGTGGAGGGTGCCGGCACGGGCACCGAGCTGTCCCGTCGACTGGTGCTGAACGGCGAGGTCACCGCCGGGGTGTTGCAGGTGACCGCCCAGGCGGCGACCTGCGACGCCGATGTCGAGCACGCGGCGTGCCACCTGACCCGGCAGGACTGGGGCGTACCGGTCCGGGTGGTCGACGGCGCGGTGACCCGGCTTCCGTTGGTGCTGCGCGGCCTGGACGCCTGACGCGTGAGTGGAGGGGCCCGGGCGGGCCCCTGCACTCACGCGAACGGTGCCAGGGACACGCCGGCGTCGATCAGGGTGGCGCGGACCAGTTCGGCGGCGGAGACGGCGCCCGGGGTGTCGCCGTGTACGCAGATCGAGTCGACCGAGCAGGGGATGACGGTGCCGTCCACCGCCACCACGACCCGTTCGACGGCCATCCGTACCGCCCTTTCGGCCACCTGCTCCGGGTCGCTGATCACGGCGCCGGCGGTGCCTCGGGGCACCAACGCCCCGTTGGGCAGGTACGCGCGGTCGGCGAAGGCCTCGGCGACCACTGGCAGGCCCGCGCCGACGGCGAGTTGGGCCAGCGTCGAGCCGGGTAGGCAGAGGACGGGTAACTCGGGGTCGTAGCCGGTGACCGCGGCGACCACCGCCGCCGCCTGGGATTCGTCGGTGCTGGTCGCGTGGTAGAGCGCGCCGTGCGGCTTGAGGTAGCGGACCCGGGTGCCGAACAACCGGCAGAACGCGTTCAGCGCACCGAGCTGGTAGGTCACCTCGTCGCGTAGCTCCGCGAAGTCGTACGCGATGTGTCGCCGGCCGAAGCCGGCCAGGTCCCGGTAGCCGACCTGCGCGCCCACCGCGACCCCCCGCCGCGCGGCGTCCTCGCAGACCCGTCGCATGGTGGACGGGTCGCCGCCGTGGAAGCCGCAGGCGACGTTGGCGGAGGTGACGAGGCTGAGCAGCGCCTCGTCGTCGCCGAGTCGCCAGATGCCGAATCCCTCGCCGAGGTCAGCGTTGAGGTCCATGGAACCTGACGGTAGTCCCTGGCCGGGCCTGCGCGAGCGGGGTCACGTCGGTGACCACCCCGACGACTGGGTATCCGCCGGTGGTCGGATGGTCCGCCAGGAAGATCAGCGGTTGTCCGTCCGCCGGTACCTGCACCGCGCCGAGCACGATGCCCTCGCTGGGCAGTTCGCCGGCGACCGCGCGGGGCAGGGGCACGCCGGCGAGTCGCGCGCCGACCCGGTTGCTCACCGGGCTGAGGGTGTACGCGGTGCCGAACAGCCGGTCGAGCGCGGTCGGCGTGAACCAGTCGTCGCGCGGGCCGAGGCGCAGCGTCAACCGCAGCTCGGGCGGGGGTGTCGGGCACACGGTCAGGTCCACCGGGGCGGGTGCGCCGATCGGCTGGCCCAGCGGCAGTCGGTCGCCGTCGCGCAGTGGGGGCGGGCCGAGCCCGGAGAGGGTGTCGGTGGCCCGACTGCCGAGCACCGGCGACACGTCGATGCCACCCGCCACCGCCAGCCAGCTCCGTACGCCCTGCCGGGCGGGACCGATCCGCAGCACCGTTCCGGCCGGCACCGTGAGTGGGCGTCCGGTGTCGGCGGGCCGGGCACCCGCCAGGACCGTGACCTCGGCACCGGTGAGCGCGACAGTGGTGGCTCGGGTCAGCCGCAGCGTGCAGCCGGTCAGGGTGATCTCCAGCCCGGCGGCGTGCTCGGGGTTGCCGACCAGCCGGTTGGCCAGCCGCAACGCCGCCGGGTCGAGGGCACCGGAACGGGGTACGCCCAGGTGCGCCCAGCCGGGCCGGCCCAGGTCCTGCACCGTGGTGAGGGCTCCGGCGCGGAGCACCTCGATGGTGGGCGGGTGGGTCACGTCGCCACCATCCGAACCGAGGTTCCCGGGCCGAGCCGGGCCGGTGGGTCGGCATGGACGTCGAAGAGGACCAGTTCGGTGCGGCCGACCAACTGCCAGCCACCCGGTGACGCACCCGGATAGATGCCGGCGTACGGGCCGGCGAGGGCGACCGAGCCGGCCGGCACCCGGGGCCGGGGGGTGGCCAGCCGGGGCAGCGCCAGCTCGGCCGGCAGCCCGGTCAGGTAGGGGAAACCGGGGGCGAATCCACAGAACGCGACCCGGAACCGGGTGCTGGTCAGCCGGCGCAGAACGGTGGGCACGTCCACGTTCCAGTACTCGGCCACTGTCGGCAGGTCCGGCCCGTCGAAACAGACCGGGACGACGACCTCCGTGGCGGCACGGTCGGGTGTGCCGGCAGTGGCGTCGAGACCGCTAACCCGGGCGACGGCGTCGCGGTCTGCGGGCAGAGCGGTGGCGTCGCGGTCGGTGGCCCGGGCGGTGGCGTCGCCGTCTGCGGGCCGGGCGGTGGCGTCGCCGTCTGCGGGCCGGGCGGTGGCGTCGCCGTCTGCGGGCGGGGCGGTGGCGTCGCCGTCTGCGGGCCGGGCGGTGGCGTCGCCGTCTGCGGGCGGGGCGGTGGCGTCGCCGTCTGCGGGCGGGGCGGCTGTGGGGGCGGCGAGTCTGTCGGGGCGGTTTGTCGCGGCGGCGACGTCCCCCGCCCAACGGGCCAGTTGCTCGGCCGTGGCGCTCGGGTCGGGCAGACCGTCGAGCAGGACGGTGCCGGCCGCCGGCACGATCTCGACGGCGACCAGGTCGCCCTGTTCCCGACGCCGCCACAGTTCGGCCCGCCACGCTTCGACCAGGTCGACCTCGGGTACGTCGTCGGGCACGCCGTCGTCGGTGGTGGTGGTGCAGTCGAGTAGCAGGGCGTGCGCCCCGACGGGCCGGATCCGCATCGGTTCATCTTCGCCGATGGCCCGGGGTCGCGGTGTTCACGATGTCGGTGCCGGGCGTCACCGACGCGACTACTTGAAAGTAACCTACGGTGCCGTAACCTGATGTCGTGACCACCTCCGCCCCGCTTCGCCTGAAGCCGGTCGACATCGGTAAGCCCCGGATGCGCGGCTGGCTGCACACGTACGCCTTCTTCGTCGCCCTGGTCTGCGGCATCGTGCTCTGCTCGATCGCCGCCACCCGACCGGGCTGGGCACCCCTGGTGAGCTGCCTCATCTACAGCCTGACGGTCTGCGGGCTCTTCGGCACGAGCGCGCTGTACCACCGTCGAGTGTGGTCGGAGCGCGGCTACCAGGTGATGCGGCGGATGGACCACTCGATGATCTTCGTGTTCATCGCCGGCACGTACACACCGTTCTGCGTGATGCTGCTCGCGCCCCGGCCGGCCACCGTGATGCTGGCCCTGGTCTGGGGCGGGGCGCTGGCCGGCGTGGCTCTCAAGGTGGTCTGGCCGCACGCGCCGCGCTGGGTGTCCGCGCCGCTCTACCTGGCGCTGGGCTGGGTGTCGGTGGCCATGCTGCCGGAGATCCTGCACGGCGGCGGGGTCGCGGCGCTGGTGCTGCTGATCGTCGGCGGCCTGATCTACAGCATCGGCGCGGTCTTCTACGCGTTGCGGCGGCCCAATCCGTGGCCGACCGTCTTCGGTCACCACGAGTTCTTCCACGCCTGCACGCTGCTGGCGGCGCTCTGCCACCACATCGCGATCTACTTCGCGCTGTTCGCCTGACTCAGACGGCCGGGGCGCAGGCGCAGCCGGGCGAACACACACCAGCAACGCCGTCCGGCGGGCAACACCACGGCCGCGGCCACCATGCTCGTGCTTGATCAAGGATGTAGTGGCCTCGGTCGCGTCCCGAAGGCCCTCCTTCCTGGATCGAGCACGATCTCCGGGCGATTCGCCGTGCCCCAGCACCGGGCAGACCTCAAGATCCGCGCAACTTCGGTGAAACTGCTGCCTCAACGCGCCCGCAGACAGCAACTTCACCGCAAGTGTGCGGATCTTGCCAGGCGCAGGCGGGGGCGGGGCAGGGCAGGCGTCGCGGCGGGGATGGGGCGGCGGGCTCGCGGCGCGCGCAGGGACTGGGGTGAAACGCGAGCCGGGGCCCCGCGACGCTGCGGGACCCCGGAGTGCGCGAGTGGGGATCAGACCGGGTGGCCCGGGCGGCGAACCTCGCGGTACTCCCGCATGACCTGGTCGTCCTGGACCGGCACGACCCGGTCGGCCACGACGCGCTCCTCGCGTACCGGGGCGGCGACCACCGTGCGGCGGCGACTGTTCCAGAAGTAGAGGGTGGCGAGCAGGCCGGCGACACCGGCCAGCATCAGCACCCAGCCGACCACGGACAGGTTCAACCAGCCCAGGTCGGCCTCCACGGCGAATGCGAAGATCGCGCCGAGCGCGATCAAGAAGATGCTGCCACCAATGCCCATGTCTCGCTCCTCGGCTCTAACCTGGCGTACGACGCGCCGCGGCCGTCGGTAGGGGTGCGGCAGGCATTGACTTACCCAGGCACGGAGATCGCCAATCGGGCAAGCTGGTGGCATGACGGACGCCGACCCCGACACACGGACACTGGTCCTGCTGCGGCACGCCAAGGCCGAGCAGGGCAGCGACGCGGCGGACGACGCCGAACGACCGCTCAGCGCACGGGGGGAGTCTGACGCGGCGGCGGCGGGTGCCTGGCTGGCGCGGAGCGGCCTGCTGCCCGACGTGGTGATCTGCTCGACCGCAAGACGCACCCGGCAGACCTGGCACGGGGTGGCGATGGGGATGACCGGTTCACCGCCGGAGGGTGGTCCGAGTGGTCCTCGACCGACCGTCCGTTACGAGCCCGGGGCGTACGACGCCCACCCGGAGGAGTTGTTGGCGCTGGTCCGCACTGTCGACCCGGCGGCCCGGACCGCACTACTGATTGCTCATAACCCGGGCATTTCGCTACTCTCGGCGCTCCTCGATCCGGACGGGGCTGCCGAGGAGGGTCTGCGTACCGCCGAGTTGGCGGTACACCGTGGCCGATTCGACTGGGCGGGGTTGAGCCGGGCGGGAGCCCCGATCACGGCGGGGCACACCGCACGCGACTGAGCCACCCGCCGGTGACCGGCGGGTGGCTCAGGAGTACGCGCCCGGGCCGCGCTCAGGACGGCGGGGCGGTCGGTGGCGGCGGGTCCGGCGGCGGCGGCATCATCGCGGTCGGATGAGAGAGCCGGTTCTCCTCCACGATGAGGGTCCGGGCCCGCTTACGCCGGTCCTGCCAGAACCAGAGCGTGGTCAGCAGTACGGCCAGCCCGGCCAGGATGAAGACCCAGCCGACCGCCCGTACGTCGATCCACCAGACGTTGGCTCTCAGCGCGAAGGTCAGGATCGCGCCGATCGCGATGAGAAAGATGCCGCTTCCTACACCCATATGCGCTGCACTCCCCCGTGCGGTGGCTCTGGGCGTTCCCTTTCGAGGTCACGCGACGGTTACCCGTCACGACGCCGGCATACCCGGCCGGGCTGGCCCAATGCGTGTTCACGCTGCCCGCAGCGTCAGCCGCCGGTGCGACACCGCGATGAACGCCGCCGCCACTGGCGGGCGCCCGGAAACGGCGGCGGCCGGCGGGGGCAGTTGGCCCTCGCCGGCCGTCGGTGTCGGCCCGGGTGGTGCGACCCGGAACCGTCAGCCGTGCCGTGGCACGGTCAGAAGGCCTCCTCCGGGAGGTCCATGATGTCGAGGTCGGCACCCTCGATGATCCGCCGGTCGGCGCCGATGCGGGGCAGGACCTCGCGGGCGAAGAAACGGGCAGCGGCCACCTTGCCGGTGTAGAACGCCTTGTCGCTGGGGGAGACCTCGCCGGCGAGGGCCTTCAGCGCCACGTCGGCCTGCCGCTGGAGCAGCCAGCCGACGACCAGGTCACCGATCGCCAGCAGGAAGCGCCGGCTGCTGAGCCCGACCTTGTACAGCGCCCGGGTGTCGCCACCCTGTGCCTCGCCCAGCCAACCGGTCATCACGCCCAGGATGTTCTGGACCTCGGCCAGGGCCTTACCGAGCGCCTGCCGCTCCTCCTTGAGCTGGCCGTTGCCCGCCTCGGAGGAGATGAACTCCTGGATCTCGCCGGCTACCGCCATCAGCGCCTTGCCGTTGTCCCGGACGATCTTGCGGAAGATCAGGTCCAGGCTCTGGATGGCGGTGGTGCCCTCGTACAGAGTGTCGATCTTGGCGTCGCGGACGTACTGCTCCAGCGGGTAGTCCTGGAGGAACCCGGAACCACCGAAGGTCTGCAGCGACTCGTGCCCGAGCAACTCGTAGGCGCGCTCCGAACCGACACCCTTGACCAGCGGCAGCAGCAGGTCGTTGACCCGCTTGGCCAGCTTGGTGGCCTTCTCGTCGCCGGCAGCCTCGGCGATCGCGACCCTGTCCTGCCAGGAGGCGGTGTAGAGGACCAGAGCACGAAGACCCTCGGCGTACGACTTCTGCAGCAGCAGCGAGCGACGAACGTCCGGGTGGTGGGTGATGGTGACCCGAGGCGCGGCCTTGTCCGCCTGCTGGATCAGGTCGGCGCCCTGCACCCGGCTCTTCGCGTACTCGAGGGCGTTGAGGTAGCCGGTGGAGAGGGTGGCGATCGCCTTGGTGCCGACAAGCATCCGGGCGTACTCAATGATCATGAACATCTGCCGGATGCCGTCGTGCTTGTCACCGAGCAGCCAGCCCTTGGCCGGTACGCCGTGCTCGCCGAAGGTCAGCTCGCAGGTGTTGGAGACCTTCAGGCCCATCTTGTGCTCGACGTTCGTGGTGTAGACGCCGTTGCGCTCGCCCAGCTCGCCGGTGGTCTCGTCGAAGTGGAACTTCGGCACCACGAAGAGCGACAGGCCCTTGGTGCCGGGGCCACCGACGCCCTCCACGCCGACCGGGCGGGCCAGCACGTAGTGCACGATGTTGTCGCTCAGGTCGTGCTCACCCGAGGTGATGAAGCGCTTCACGCCCTCGATGTGCCAGGAGCCGTCGGGCTGCTGCGTCGCGCGGGCGCGGCCGGCGCCGACGTCCGAGCCGGCGTCCGGCTCGGTGAGGACCATCGTGGAGCCCCACTGCTTGTCGATGAAGAGCTTGGCCCACTGCTTCTGCCGGTCGGTGCCCTCGACGTGCAGCACGTGCGCGAAGGACGGGCCGGAGGCGTACATCCAGATGGGGGCGTTCGAGCCGAGCACCAGCTCGGCGAGCGCCCACCAGAGGGCACGGGGTGCGTTGGTGCCACCCAGCTCGGGCGGCAGGTCCAGGCGCCAGAACTCGGAGTCCATGAATGCCTGGTAGGACTTCTTGAACGACGCCGGCAGGGGCGCGGTGTGCGTGGCCGGGTCGAACACCGGCGGGTTGCGGTCGCTGTCCGTGTAGCTGGCGGCGAGGTCCTCGCGAGCGAGACGGTCGAGCTCGGCGAGGAAGCTGCGGGCGGTGTCGGCGTCGAGATCCGAGTACGGCTCCTGGCCGAACGCCCGGTCCGCCCCGAAGACCTCGAACAGGTTGAACTCAAGGTCCCGCAGGTTGCTCTTGTAGTGGGTCATGCTCGCTGGCCCCGCTTCCGGACAGGTGTTACCGATCAGTAACCCCAACTGTATTACTCGCGGGTAGGCAGCGACAAGCGGATCACGCAAGTGACGGCGATTACACAGCTTCGCGGCGCGCGGGCGAGATCAGCTCTCGGCTGCCCCGACCTCCCAGCTCGGAACGGCCGCGGCCGCACCGGTGCGGGCACCCACGTACTCCATCAGGACCAGCGCGATGTCGTCGTCCAGACGTCCGTGGACCCACTCGATCAGAGCCGTCTCCAGCGAGGCCAGCCCGTTGGCGACAGTGCCGTGGCCGAGCAGCCGCCAGGCCCGGTCGGCGGTGGGAAAGAACTCGCCGTCCCGCCGCGCCTCGCCGAGCCCGTCGGTGAACAGCAGCAGCCGGTCCCCGGGCTCCAGGCGCTC
Coding sequences within:
- the trhA gene encoding PAQR family membrane homeostasis protein TrhA — its product is MTTSAPLRLKPVDIGKPRMRGWLHTYAFFVALVCGIVLCSIAATRPGWAPLVSCLIYSLTVCGLFGTSALYHRRVWSERGYQVMRRMDHSMIFVFIAGTYTPFCVMLLAPRPATVMLALVWGGALAGVALKVVWPHAPRWVSAPLYLALGWVSVAMLPEILHGGGVAALVLLIVGGLIYSIGAVFYALRRPNPWPTVFGHHEFFHACTLLAALCHHIAIYFALFA
- a CDS encoding DUF6458 family protein yields the protein MGVGSGIFLIAIGAILTFALRANVWWIDVRAVGWVFILAGLAVLLTTLWFWQDRRKRARTLIVEENRLSHPTAMMPPPPDPPPPTAPPS
- a CDS encoding 5-oxoprolinase subunit C family protein, with product MTHPPTIEVLRAGALTTVQDLGRPGWAHLGVPRSGALDPAALRLANRLVGNPEHAAGLEITLTGCTLRLTRATTVALTGAEVTVLAGARPADTGRPLTVPAGTVLRIGPARQGVRSWLAVAGGIDVSPVLGSRATDTLSGLGPPPLRDGDRLPLGQPIGAPAPVDLTVCPTPPPELRLTLRLGPRDDWFTPTALDRLFGTAYTLSPVSNRVGARLAGVPLPRAVAGELPSEGIVLGAVQVPADGQPLIFLADHPTTGGYPVVGVVTDVTPLAQARPGTTVRFHGPQR
- a CDS encoding acyl-CoA dehydrogenase yields the protein MTHYKSNLRDLEFNLFEVFGADRAFGQEPYSDLDADTARSFLAELDRLAREDLAASYTDSDRNPPVFDPATHTAPLPASFKKSYQAFMDSEFWRLDLPPELGGTNAPRALWWALAELVLGSNAPIWMYASGPSFAHVLHVEGTDRQKQWAKLFIDKQWGSTMVLTEPDAGSDVGAGRARATQQPDGSWHIEGVKRFITSGEHDLSDNIVHYVLARPVGVEGVGGPGTKGLSLFVVPKFHFDETTGELGERNGVYTTNVEHKMGLKVSNTCELTFGEHGVPAKGWLLGDKHDGIRQMFMIIEYARMLVGTKAIATLSTGYLNALEYAKSRVQGADLIQQADKAAPRVTITHHPDVRRSLLLQKSYAEGLRALVLYTASWQDRVAIAEAAGDEKATKLAKRVNDLLLPLVKGVGSERAYELLGHESLQTFGGSGFLQDYPLEQYVRDAKIDTLYEGTTAIQSLDLIFRKIVRDNGKALMAVAGEIQEFISSEAGNGQLKEERQALGKALAEVQNILGVMTGWLGEAQGGDTRALYKVGLSSRRFLLAIGDLVVGWLLQRQADVALKALAGEVSPSDKAFYTGKVAAARFFAREVLPRIGADRRIIEGADLDIMDLPEEAF
- a CDS encoding DUF6458 family protein, whose translation is MGIGGSIFLIALGAIFAFAVEADLGWLNLSVVGWVLMLAGVAGLLATLYFWNSRRRTVVAAPVREERVVADRVVPVQDDQVMREYREVRRPGHPV
- a CDS encoding LamB/YcsF family protein, with protein sequence MDLNADLGEGFGIWRLGDDEALLSLVTSANVACGFHGGDPSTMRRVCEDAARRGVAVGAQVGYRDLAGFGRRHIAYDFAELRDEVTYQLGALNAFCRLFGTRVRYLKPHGALYHATSTDESQAAAVVAAVTGYDPELPVLCLPGSTLAQLAVGAGLPVVAEAFADRAYLPNGALVPRGTAGAVISDPEQVAERAVRMAVERVVVAVDGTVIPCSVDSICVHGDTPGAVSAAELVRATLIDAGVSLAPFA
- a CDS encoding 5-oxoprolinase subunit B family protein; translated protein: MRIRPVGAHALLLDCTTTTDDGVPDDVPEVDLVEAWRAELWRRREQGDLVAVEIVPAAGTVLLDGLPDPSATAEQLARWAGDVAAATNRPDRLAAPTAAPPADGDATAPPADGDATARPADGDATAPPADGDATARPADGDATARPADGDATARATDRDATALPADRDAVARVSGLDATAGTPDRAATEVVVPVCFDGPDLPTVAEYWNVDVPTVLRRLTSTRFRVAFCGFAPGFPYLTGLPAELALPRLATPRPRVPAGSVALAGPYAGIYPGASPGGWQLVGRTELVLFDVHADPPARLGPGTSVRMVAT
- a CDS encoding SixA phosphatase family protein → MTDADPDTRTLVLLRHAKAEQGSDAADDAERPLSARGESDAAAAGAWLARSGLLPDVVICSTARRTRQTWHGVAMGMTGSPPEGGPSGPRPTVRYEPGAYDAHPEELLALVRTVDPAARTALLIAHNPGISLLSALLDPDGAAEEGLRTAELAVHRGRFDWAGLSRAGAPITAGHTARD
- a CDS encoding NHL domain-containing thioredoxin family protein, whose translation is MGTTARVRAPELRGRQWLNTGGRNLTLQDLRGKIVIADFWTFCCINCLHVLDELRPLEEKYGDVLVVIGVHSPKFEHEKDPDALAAAVERYGVHHPVLDDPEMDMWQQYAARAWPTLSVIDPEGYVVATMAGEGHAEGLARLIDELVATHEAKGTLHRGDGPYVPPPAPETALRFPGKATQLPNGNLLVSDSARHSLVEVAPDGETPVRRIGSGERGRADGPAAAATFSEPQGVCLLPTHVAEVAGYDLVVADTVNHLLRGVRLESGEVVTVAGSGRQWRAEVDDHAHDALAVDLSSPWDLAWYDDKLIIAMAGIHQLWWFDPIKRTAGMYAGTTVEALRDGPLAEAWMAQPSGLSASADGTRLWIADSETSAVRYIENGVLGTAVGQGLFDFGHVDGPAESALLQHPLGVCALPDGSVLIADTYNGAVRRFDPDSNQVSTVADGLAEPSDLVLTPAGEVLVVESAAHRLTRLAPGALSAAGASTVDGPRHRTERKPTDVSAGEVTLDIVFTPAPGQKLDETYGPSTRLVVSASPPELLVEGAGTGTELSRRLVLNGEVTAGVLQVTAQAATCDADVEHAACHLTRQDWGVPVRVVDGAVTRLPLVLRGLDA